GAGGATGACTTTCTTGCTGAATGGGTTTTCGAGGGACATAGAGATATATTGCTATTTCGTACCGAGAAGAAGCGTCGATTTCATTTTATCAATACGTTCATCGAGTTTTTCAAATATTTTCTGATGAGGATCGGATTCCTTGTATTCAGGAGTATTGATCGCTCCGTGAAGCGTCTGAAGCTCATCATCGCTCACTGATTCGATATGATGCTTTTTAAAATCTTCTGCTGTCCACCCTTCGAACAGTCCTACCGTTCGAATGAGGAGTTCTGTGAGAAATTTCTGATCATCTTCTGAATGTGTTCCTGCTGTTGCAAGAATATTATCAGCAATAATTTCATCCAGTGATTTCGTAAAATTGCTTTCGCGCCAAGGGAGAATAATTTTCCGCATCAAATCACGAGTTGAAATAACTGTCTTTTCCAATTGAGATTTCTCCGCTCGCATCCCCTGCTTCAGTGCCATAAACCGCTGACCCTTTGTCTGTCCAGAAAAAAGTTCTTGTATTTCGCGTACCGCCACAGCGAGTTTGGCAAGTTTCGGAAATTCTTCTGCAGGAAAATTGGGCGGAAAACGTAAACGATCCTTACGGAGAAGAGCGGTCAGTACGAGATCGTAGGTTTCTTCCATTGTCGGATAATCTACCTTTGGTCCACTCCAACGCGAAGCCTGTGCCACATTCCATTCTTGGGTCCCATGATACTGACGCCCAACATTGAATGTACTAAGAACAGCAAATCCTGGATCGATATGGAAAGTCTCATCACCGTTTTCCTGAAGGATAATCGGTTTACCGACAGATTTGATAGCGATATCATTGATACGACCGAGTACCTGAGGAGGGATCATATTGATCTCATCGATAATGATTGGTCTGCCATCTCGGAGCGCACGACCCAGTGGTCCATAATTAAATACTGTCTCTACGTCTCCTCCTTGCACGACAGAACTAAGCACTCTCTCGAGCACTTTGTCGGCGTCAAGCATCACTCCTTGTACACGCATATCTTCGGTATATTTTTGCACCAGTTCGACAGTATCTTTTGATGACCACTCCTTTTCACTTCCTCTTTTGATTTTCAGTTTTCCGATGAGGTCATAAACCGAAGATTCTTCAGAACCGGAGAAAAATTCTGGCTGAAGTCTCTCATAAGCATTATCAAATGATTCTCCTTCATTCACCATTCCGTTTTCAATCATATAGAGCTTGGCGATATGCCTCGCTACTTCTGTTTTACCACTTCCCAAGTGTCCAGCCAGCGTAAATGGCAGTCTATTACGGAGTGCTTCGAGTCCGAGATTCACCACCTTTTTCACAGAAGGGAATTCTACAATGCGATCTTTCTGGAAAGAGTCGCTATATTCTCCGAGTGTCGCCACTCGATCGAGAAATGGTCCGACAGAATCATCTTCTCCTTGGAATATTTCCAGGTCTTTTTCTATCGCCTTTTTTTTCGCCTCCAAGCGATCTAGCATCGACGCATCTTTTCCGACAGGAACGCCAGCATGCGAACTTTTACTCTTTTTACGAATATCAGCTAGAGCAAAATCGATACGACTCATCGATAGGAGGAGTCGACTTCTTTTGCGTAACAGCTTCCCATAGAAATAGAGTTTTGTTACTTCTTTTCCGTACGCTTCTCGTATACCCGGAATTTTCCCTAATTCTCCGAGTTTCTCTATCACGTGAGCGAGCTCTTTTTCTGCATCAACAGCAGAATGTTCACTTACACCCTCTACTTCTCTGTCAATCGATGCTTGTGTCGGAATATATCTCCCACCGATTTTCTCTCCTTTTATTGACGTTTCATCGTCATTCAAGAGAGCTTCAAGTTCGGCGTCCAAAGTATCTTCTTCTTGCTTTGCAGATGGTTTTTCGTTTGAATCCACACTCATCGTCCGTACGAGATCACGCCGTTTCGCAACGAGAGTCTGTATTTGATAAATGAGATCGGTCTGTTCTTCGGGAGATCGCTTCGCAAAAGGAATCTCCTGTTCTTCATCTTCTCTCCTTTCACTCTTGGATCCACCGAGAGCCGTCTCTGCAAATTGCTGTGCTGTTTCAGAAGCGAATAAGAACGATTTTGTTTCTGACATAGTGTTATGATTCAAATAATTTGTATCTCATTTGTACTTCTAGTATATCACAAAAGATTCTCTATTCTACCGAATTTATCCTCTATTAAGCTTGACGAGCGGACTAACTCACCTGTCTAGACGACAAAGCTGGCCAGAATATTAATAACGGCGGGAGAAACAGACGCCCACGTTGCTACTCGGATCCTCCGGATCATCCCTGCCCACGACCGCACCGCCTCTATCAAAGTGGCCGATATTGACGAAGTCGCCACCCGAAGAGCGTGAACTCGTCCAATAGTATTCACTCTCGTGTATCCTGGTGCCTATCTTTTGATTTATGAGCACCATATACTGGAAGCGTTCTGAGAAAGAGTCTCTCGTCAGAGCAGTGATTGTGAGAGTGTTTAAGATGCGTGATATTTCCTTCCAGTTCTTGTGGTAGTTCTGCCAGAGTTTCTCGATGTGTGGTTTCTGTGTTTCATATTCTTTGATCGCTTGTCTGTATACTTCTGTGTCTGAACATTCCTTTCTGAGAGAGTCGGTTTGTTCGAGGTAGTTTTGATTCTTGTATTCTACTGTATTTGAAACCAGTGCCCAGCCACGTCTAGGGGTTTCTTCGGTGTAGGTAGGATCATTGCTGTTGAAATGAATTCCAATAAGCAAATCACCATTTTGCTGCTTGCTCCCGAGAAGTTCTGTCATTTTCTTACCTGAGAGCTTGGTCCCATCAGGAAGCATATCCCAATTCAAACACAAAGTAAGTCCTTTTTCTTGTGCATCTTTGAGATCTTCTCTTGAAAATGGAATAGGTGGCACATCCTCCGGAGTGAATCCAAAAGCTTCTTGGAATTCTTTTGGTCCGAGGAAGTTTTCTCCGAAGAGAGTTTCTGCTTCTTCTTGTTCTACTTGGTTGTGTTGTTCAAATGCTTTTTCATCGAAATTATCCAAATGGAAGTCTGGTTTTTGTTGTGGCTTTGTTGTTTCTTCAGCAAGAGTCTTTCGGTATGCCTCTGCAGAATCAGTGCCCAAAAAAGCCTTGATCAGTTTGATGTTTGATTCTGGATTGGTCTCCTCTGGAGGGAGGATGGTTTTCTTGCTGAATGGGTTTTCGAGGGACATAGTACTTGACGCGAATGAAAAAATTATTCTTTTTCAAGTTCTTTTTTGACTACTTCGAATTCGTTTTCGATTTCTTTGAGACGGGTACGGCTCTCTTTGATGAGGACAGTACCTTCCTTGATTTTTTCGAGGCCTTTTTCGACATCCACTTCTTCCTGATTATCGAACCAAGCGATGATTTCTTGCACCTTTTTCAGCGATTCACTGAGATTTACTTTTGACATATTCTTGTACGTTATATAGATTATTTATTCGAATATTTCTTCTACTTTTGCGGTCACTTTTCCTCGACTGAGTTGTACAGAAAGTATATCACCGATCTTCACATCACAACTTTTCTTCACCACTCGTATCCCCTGACGTACCAGACTGTATCCGAGCTTGAGAACATTCATCGGATCGTACTGCGCGAGACGTTCACTCTGATGGAGGAGCGTTTCTTCTGATTGTTTCAGAAGTGCTGTCATGCCTTGATAGAGGCTTTTTCTTCCTTGATTGAGGAGTTCTTTTTTTCGTTCTATCGTCGATTGGACGAGGAAAAGTCGCTCTTTCAAATCCTGATGCAAGGTCGTCACGAGTGTACGGAAATGTTCAAGATATGAAAGGAGATGGAGACCCTCATCCTCGAGTGTTTTTTGTATCAGAGTGAGATTCTGAGAAAAAAGCATCGGGAGATGTGTCTCGAAATGTCTTACGAGTTGTCGTGCTTCATCAAAATGCAGACGAAGTTCCTTGGCAGTGGCAGTCGGTGTCGATACCATCACGTCCGAGACGAGTGCTGCGAGTGTCACATCTCGTTCATGACCTACGCCGAGGAGTGTTGGTATGTGAGACATCGCCACTGCACGAACAAGAACTTCATTATTGAAAGCTTGCAGACTCTCGAGACTCCCTCCGCCACGAACGATCACGAGCACATCATATTTCTCCGGATGCGTATTGAAGTATTTGATGGCATTCATTATTTCAAAAACCGCTTTCTTGCCTTCCACACTCGTCGGGAAAAATGTCACATGAAATCCCTGGGCTCCCAAGTTCATCGTGAAGTCACCAATAGCCGCCCCCTGTTCTGATGTAATAAGCGCGATACGTTCCGGAAATGCTGGCAACACACGTTTTCGTTCGAGAGCGAAGAGTCCTTCTTGTTCAAATTTAAGCTTCAGGGCTTCATACGCTTTTTGGAGAGCACCAACTCCAGAAAGCTCGATCACTCCCACTTTCATTGAGAGACGTCCGCTCGGTTTATAGATATCCGGTACCCCCTCGACGATAATCTCGTCTCCAATAGCTATTTTCACCCCGGAAACATCGTATTGGAAACGAAAAATAAGACAATTGAGTGTGCTCTCGTCCTTACTGTCTTTGATGGTAAAATACACCACTCGTTCTCGCTCATCGACACTCGATACTTCTCCTTGCACACGCGAGGCCATACCCGAGAGCTCCATATTGAGCCCATCGAGAAACTGACTGACCGAGAGGGTATCAGATGCAGGATAATTGATGCCTGATAATTGATCTTCTTGAATAGAAAGGTTTCCTTTTTTTTCTTTGTTTCCGATTTTTTTTCTTGCATCACTTATCTTGTATCCATTATCTTCGATGTCCGAAGCATTCACCATTCTCTCATCACCACCCGTTCGTTCTTGGATAATCTTCAATAAAACACTCCCATATTTCCGAAATTTTGCCTCTTTCAAGCCCTTGATACAGAGCATTTCTTCCTTATTCTGAGGCAATGTATCAGAGAGAGCCTGCAAGACAGCATTCGGAAACACACGAAAAGTTTCCACGCCCTCGGTACGTGCTTGTGTATCTCTCCATCTTCTCAATTCCTGTAAAATAGCCATGCAAAGATGTCTTATAAATCATATTCCTTTTTATTATAGCAAAAAAAGAAAAACCCTGCTCTCAAGCAAGGTTTTCCTCAGACAATTCAATTTCCTTACTATTTCAGATATTTGTCGACGACCGATTGCATATCCGTGAAACTATAAGCACCTTTGAAATTCTCCGTGTTTACAAAAAACTTTGGGGTACCACTCATACCAAAAGTGGTTGCAATAGCACTGTCTTCTGCGATACGGCCATCATATTTGCCACTTTCGAGACATGATTGCATATCGCCTGGCTTCACCGCACTCTTCAGGAACTCTGCGATCACACCTGCTTTCGACTTGTCATTCTTGACATCATTGTTCATCAGGTTATACCCTGCTTCACTCATGAGTAAGTCATGGACTTCCCAGAACTTCTTCTTTTCAAATCCACAATAGAGAGCTTTGGTACCCATTTCGCCATTTCCGTGTCCATTCGCGTAGACCCAGACAAAACTCGCCTTTCCTGCGTCTACAAGCTTCTTCATTTCTGGTACTGGAGCCACATATTTTCCACCGTCTTTCACCATAGTGAATTGTGGGCCAGCCGATTTGTTCAAATTTGGATTTTGTCCAGCAGCGATATTGCAGTATGGACAGCTCGGATCACTAAATTCGACAAAAACTACTTTGGCATTCTTTTTGCCAAACGTGATATTTTTTCCATTAAACAGTCCTTGTATCTGGTCCATAGTCACCGTTGGTTCGTCCGGTTGTTGCTGTTGTGTTCCGATATCAGCTTTTGGTGCAGATATTGATAAATTCGCCAATACTTTGGATAATTTTTCTGTCCCAAGAATAACTGATCCAGCAATGATAAGTCCTGTCAAAAGCACTGCTCCTGAAAGAAGCAAGGCGTCAGAACCAAATTTCTTTCCTTTTTGTTTCTCTTCTTGAGAAGATACAATTTCTCCTTCCATATCATTTTTTTGATTATTATTTAGCTTGATCAGTATAGCAGATTCTTACCGTACATTCAACATTCCGCCTCTCTACAAAAAACGAAGTACTGTTGGATGAAAAATAAGGAGATATCCGAGAATAAGCATGAGTATGCCTCCAATCAAATTGGACCATTTGGAATACGCTTGTGTGAGATGAAGTTTCTCGAAGCCCCAAAGAGCCAATCCAAAAACAAGAAAATCATCAACCATATAAAAAAGAATATAGAGAGCCATATACCACTGTGTCTGCAAGAAATTCAAATCGTTCATTTGAATAATTTTTGTAAAAGCCTGTGGAATACCTATGGAGCAGGCAAATTCGATCACGTTGACCGAAAAAGCGAGAGCAATCACGCCAATCGCTGTCAACCACGTGAATGGTTCACTTGCGAGTTTTTTGATTCGTCCAGAAATTTTCACTCGCCCCTCGAGATTAACCACCTGACATGTTCCATCAGACTTGTGCCATTCGTACAGAAAAAACAATCCTCCTCCGATCGAAACAATACCAACTATCGGGGTAATAAAACGATCAAGTCCTACAAAATCCCACGTTGTAAACCATATATTCAAAATAAGATAATACATCACGGCCTCCGCAATAATAAAGAGTCCAGCGACAGTCCACATACGCCGACGAGACCCCATCTGTACCAGCACGAGAAGAAATGTCACCAAGACCCACATCGCACATGGATTAAATCCATCGATCAGTCCTAAAACACCTGAAAGTACAGGGAGGGAATACTGCATCACATCGAGCGTCTTATTGGTAAATGGAAGAGTAACAAAAAAGGGTTCTTCTGCTGGCAGGACACAAACATCGCCCTCACAGATTTCTCCAACCTTTTCTGTCGCATCACTCGATATTCCGGATAACAGTCCTTCTATCCCAACAAGATCTGTACCTTTATTCGCTTTAATAAGCTTTTCTATACGAACTCCTGTCGTTTCCTCTGTATCAAAACCCTGCAGAACTGTCACGCCAATAACGGTAATAGGAGTAGCTTTCGAAAGTTGCTGAGCTTCCGTAAAACGATCATAGAGATTTTTTCCATCTTTCGTTTCTATATCAAGAAAACGTACTTCGATGTCATCTCTTTGTTCCTGCAATTTTTCGAGATAGACTTTCTCTTTCTGACAGTGAGCGCAATCCTGTCGTTCAAACATTTCGATCAGGACTTTTCCTTCTGCTACACTCGATGTTTCAGATGCGAATACTTCCATCGGGATAAAAACCAAACTCCAAAATGCAAGAGTGTATAGTATTTTTTTTCCTAAGAAATTCATCATACAGAAATATTACAATAAAGTCACAGCATGTGATGTATGGTACTCATCATATTTCTCGCTTATATAGACAATGATTTCTCTTAAAAAAGGGAGGAAATTCTTCCAAGCCAGCAATTTGAGCAAAATGTATCCGAGGACAATGAAAAAAGGTTGGAGCAACTCAAAAATATCATATCCGTGACTCCCGGCCTTGAGAAAGAAAATGTGGAGAAGCATTGTGATCAAAATAATATAGACCAGGCGATGAAGCCTCTTCCAATTCTTCCCACCCAAGAGACGGATACTCGAAGTATTAGACGTAAGGAGTAGTGGGAGAGTAAAAATGAGCGCCAAAATACCAAAATAAAACAATGGGTGCATAGAGAAAAAATGGGCATTCAGATACGGCGCAATGTCTAGAGAAAAGGAGAGCGGATCAACGAAATAAGCCACGCCGTGGACAAGAGCAAAGCATCCCATCATGATACCAAATTCTCGCCTGAGTCCCATCAATTGTGAGAGTAGTCTCATTCGAAAAATCTTCGAGAGTGGGCCAAGAAAGAGAATGCCCAGAAGCATTCCCTCTGCATAACTACCAAAGTCTTTTCTCATCTCGGGAAAAATAATGAAAATAAGGCTCAGAAAAGCAATAATAAGCAATAATTTTTTGATCCATAGAAAGTGCTGTGCAAGAAAATCACACAGCATATCATGGAAACGGAATATCATCAATACTACAGGATCGATAAATTTGAGAAACGTAATGATCATACTGTAAATAGAAACTCACTACCGATAAAAAAGCAACCCCAACAAAGATAAAAGAATAATATGGATAACACCTACAACAATAATTACTGGCTCTCGTCGCATATTCATGTGTCGCATATATCTTCTTCTTTCATAGTAACGTACCCTCATAGTCTTTGCAACACAAATTTTTCTTACTTATTTTTCAAACAAAAAAACTGATATTTTTCCATTCCTCTTTTTCTATAGAAATATGGTATAATGAAGACAATATTTTTCATTTCTATGAAACCCATCAATGAACGACCCGATCATTTCTGCCAATAAACTGCGCGTCATCTACAATCAAGGAGCTTCCAATGAAATGCGG
This DNA window, taken from Candidatus Moraniibacteriota bacterium, encodes the following:
- a CDS encoding exodeoxyribonuclease VII small subunit codes for the protein MSKVNLSESLKKVQEIIAWFDNQEEVDVEKGLEKIKEGTVLIKESRTRLKEIENEFEVVKKELEKE
- a CDS encoding glutaredoxin; this translates as MMNFLGKKILYTLAFWSLVFIPMEVFASETSSVAEGKVLIEMFERQDCAHCQKEKVYLEKLQEQRDDIEVRFLDIETKDGKNLYDRFTEAQQLSKATPITVIGVTVLQGFDTEETTGVRIEKLIKANKGTDLVGIEGLLSGISSDATEKVGEICEGDVCVLPAEEPFFVTLPFTNKTLDVMQYSLPVLSGVLGLIDGFNPCAMWVLVTFLLVLVQMGSRRRMWTVAGLFIIAEAVMYYLILNIWFTTWDFVGLDRFITPIVGIVSIGGGLFFLYEWHKSDGTCQVVNLEGRVKISGRIKKLASEPFTWLTAIGVIALAFSVNVIEFACSIGIPQAFTKIIQMNDLNFLQTQWYMALYILFYMVDDFLVFGLALWGFEKLHLTQAYSKWSNLIGGILMLILGYLLIFHPTVLRFL
- a CDS encoding ferric reductase-like transmembrane domain-containing protein translates to MIITFLKFIDPVVLMIFRFHDMLCDFLAQHFLWIKKLLLIIAFLSLIFIIFPEMRKDFGSYAEGMLLGILFLGPLSKIFRMRLLSQLMGLRREFGIMMGCFALVHGVAYFVDPLSFSLDIAPYLNAHFFSMHPLFYFGILALIFTLPLLLTSNTSSIRLLGGKNWKRLHRLVYIILITMLLHIFFLKAGSHGYDIFELLQPFFIVLGYILLKLLAWKNFLPFLREIIVYISEKYDEYHTSHAVTLL
- the xseA gene encoding exodeoxyribonuclease VII large subunit yields the protein MAILQELRRWRDTQARTEGVETFRVFPNAVLQALSDTLPQNKEEMLCIKGLKEAKFRKYGSVLLKIIQERTGGDERMVNASDIEDNGYKISDARKKIGNKEKKGNLSIQEDQLSGINYPASDTLSVSQFLDGLNMELSGMASRVQGEVSSVDERERVVYFTIKDSKDESTLNCLIFRFQYDVSGVKIAIGDEIIVEGVPDIYKPSGRLSMKVGVIELSGVGALQKAYEALKLKFEQEGLFALERKRVLPAFPERIALITSEQGAAIGDFTMNLGAQGFHVTFFPTSVEGKKAVFEIMNAIKYFNTHPEKYDVLVIVRGGGSLESLQAFNNEVLVRAVAMSHIPTLLGVGHERDVTLAALVSDVMVSTPTATAKELRLHFDEARQLVRHFETHLPMLFSQNLTLIQKTLEDEGLHLLSYLEHFRTLVTTLHQDLKERLFLVQSTIERKKELLNQGRKSLYQGMTALLKQSEETLLHQSERLAQYDPMNVLKLGYSLVRQGIRVVKKSCDVKIGDILSVQLSRGKVTAKVEEIFE
- a CDS encoding DsbA family protein; the protein is MEGEIVSSQEEKQKGKKFGSDALLLSGAVLLTGLIIAGSVILGTEKLSKVLANLSISAPKADIGTQQQQPDEPTVTMDQIQGLFNGKNITFGKKNAKVVFVEFSDPSCPYCNIAAGQNPNLNKSAGPQFTMVKDGGKYVAPVPEMKKLVDAGKASFVWVYANGHGNGEMGTKALYCGFEKKKFWEVHDLLMSEAGYNLMNNDVKNDKSKAGVIAEFLKSAVKPGDMQSCLESGKYDGRIAEDSAIATTFGMSGTPKFFVNTENFKGAYSFTDMQSVVDKYLK